CTCATTTTGATTTCAGCACTTCTGGCCACGACTTTGCTTTCGCTATATTCCACCTTTCATTGGTCCCCTGAATTCGCTTTAGAAAGCCATCCGCCCTCGGGCAGATGAGTCCCCGCTCCACATAAATGTCCCTTTGATTGTTGTTGTTTTGACCTTCCAGTCCGGAAAATGGACTGGTTTGTTTCCCCACAAGGAGGTTCACGTGTTTTCAGTAAACTACAAAGGAATGGAACCGAAGGACTTGGTTCGCGACGAAATGACGAAGAGCCTGGAATGGCTCGAAGGAAGTTTGCCCAGAGGTGCTGACATTCATCTGTCTGTTGAGCCCAAGGGGAGAAAACGGCAGTATGGCCTGACTCTCTCAGTGCGAACTCTCAAACACCGTCTGGTCGCCCATGCCAATGGAGGCAATCTGATGAGTCTGATGAAGTCCTTGAAGAAGCAAATCGATCGGCAACGCCGGCGTATTCAGGATCGAAGGGTCGACCGGCGACGCTGGAAGAAAGACCTTTACCCCAGTTGGTAGAGGTTTGCTCGGGCTGGCCCTTCTTTTGGGGGAGGGAGGAGGGCAGTCCTTGCCAATGGAGGGATAATTGATTACTGTCGATCCCAGACCTCTCCTTTTGGTAATGAACTTGAATTGAAGTGGTAACGCGGGTCGATGAGAAAGATTGACGATTTAAAGCAGCAGTATAAGGACCTCAAGCGCCACGCCGAAGATCTAAAGAATCAAATCAATGAGATACGCCACGGTCACATCCACATCCCGTCCCTAAATATTGATTATGACGTCCCGGATGAAATTCGCTCCACTCACCATTGGTTGAATCGAATATACATATGGGTGGGAGCCTCCCTATTGGGGGTGGCGGCCATTGTCTTCGCCACCCTTTCAGATGAGGCGGCGGGTATTTTTTATAGACTGTATGAGCGCTATAATTGGGCTCCTTTTGTTGTTACGCCCCTGGGCTTGGTGGGCCTACGCTATTTGGTAACGCGCTATTTTCCCGCAGCGGAGGGCTCAGGTATCCCTCAGGTGATTGCGGCTCTACAGCCAGACTGTGCGAATGCCGATAAAATCCTCAACTTTAAGCAGGGGGTGGGAAAGATTGTCGGTACTGTCATGGGGCTCCTGTGCGGGGCTAGCATTGGTCGTGAGGGTCCGACGGTGCAATTGGGTGCCATTATCTTGAAAAGCTTTGGGCGTTATTTGAGGGCTCCAGTCTTGTATTCTCCGCGATCCCTGATTTTGGCTGGTGGAGCGGCTGGTGTGTCTGCGGCCTTTAATACGCCGATAGCGGGAATTGTTTTTGCTATCGAGGAGTTGGGAAGGTCATTTTATGAGAAGGAAACATCGGTTCTTCTCATGGCCATTGTGGTTTCGGGTTTGACGGCCTTGTCGATTAGTGGACAATACTTTTACTTTGGTGTGGCGGCAGCTAGCCTAAGTGGATTTGGTCTTCTCTACGCGGCTCCGGTCGGACTCGTTGGGGGCGCCCTCGGCGGTCTTTTTAGTTTGGCTGTTGTGCGGGGGACGGCAAAAATGTCTTCCCTTGCTGGGCGAAAGGCATGGATCTGGACTCTTGTGCTTGCCGTTCTTATTGCGGCAATTGGGTTTTTCACAGATGGGTCGACCTTTGGTACGGGCTATGAGGAGGCTCGTCATCTGTTGGGGCATCCTTCGGGTTTTTCCGTGTTTCCCTTTGCCAAGATACTAGCTACGTTACTCTCCTATTTTTTGGGTATTCCCGGTGGTATTTTTTCACCCACTTTGTCGATCGGTGCCGGCATTGGCTCCATTATGGCCCATCTGTTCGACACTCCCTTTTACCAGGCTTTTGTCCTGCTTGGGATGGTGAGCTTTTTTGCGGGCGTGATTCGTTCACCGATAACCGCGGTGATCATTGTCTCCGAGATGACTCATAACCATAGCCTCCTCTTTCCTTTGCTTTTGGCATCTCTTGCCTCTTATGGAACTTCCATGTTGATTCAAAGAGAGTCCCTCTATATGGCTTTGGCCCGACGCTATTTATGAGAGTCGTTCCGAGGCGTCCAAATTTGTGAGAAGGGCTTGGCCTTTTGTTCTGATCGAGATTGAATAAAGATATGGGGCAAAGGATAGCATGGGCCATTCTCGCAGGTGTTTTTCTATTGGGGTGTTCCGGCCCCTATGAGTGGAGTCCGCAAGAGAGACGTTTTTTTGAAGCTCTATCCACGCCCTATCGAAACTGGTCAGAAACCACCTATGGTCTAACGCCGAACCCATACGAAAGAACCTTGCTCAAGACCTACAAACCGAGGGTTTTCATTAGCCCGCGGGGCATAGGGCCGGTTGATTTTTATGAGGATTATCTTCCACAGACGGAATTGGTGGATCATACGGGGAAGGTGGCCAGTCGCCGAGTGAATCGCATGCTCCTAAAGGCTTTTGAGAGGAGCCCTGGGTTTAGTCTGAGGTTTCGGGGGCCGAGCCCCGTCTGTATTGGCGAGGCCTGCCGCAACAAGAGAACAAGGGGTTATGGACAAGTGTACTATGGGGACGTGGATTTGGGTGAAGGAGTCGTTCTTCATTATCAAGTCCTCAAATACAATTTTGTCTTTCCCTATAGCGGCCTCCCTGCACGATTGAGTCGTGCGCAGGAATGGTTGAGTGGCGTGGTGGGGGACCCCAAACATTGGCATGATCTGGATTTGCATGGAGCTATTCATGTGTTTGTGGAGGGGAGTGGAGGCGAGCCTTTTATGGTACTCTTGGCTCAGCACAATCATTTTCGTACCTATCTCGTAGGTTCGGATATTATGTGGTCGCCGGAGGCAGGGTTGCGTATCTGCTTTGCTGAGAGATCCAATGAGCCCTATCCCTGCCCACTGAAGCAAGCAACAAGAAATGTTCCTGCTGCGGCAACTCCCGACCATGTGGATTTTTTATTTGGCAAAGGTGACGGGGGTGGAGGGTTATTTACCGGGCATGACCTAGTGGTTGGTGAGGCTGGCGGAGCCACTCCCATTGACTACGACCTCGCCTATCTCCCGAGCGAAGACCCCCTTTACACGGCTTGGATTCCATTGGGAGGCAGGCGGGGGTTGGGGCCCCTGCGTTTTTTTCAGTCCGGGCCTCCTGGAATGAATTTCAAATTTAATCCTAAACTAAAAACTTATTTTGATATTGCCCAGTTTTTTTCATTTGTCCCGGGGGACAGGGTGGCCTTGCGCTTGGCCAAGGAGCAGTCCGCATCCATGTTTTCTGAGGACTATGATTTTATGCCTCTTTATCGCTGGAATGGGCGTGCCTTGAGATCCAGCCTCAAGGAGAGGTTTTTTTCAGGCTATAGTCCGAGCCGGTGATTTTTTCTTGATCTCCGCTATGAAGGGCCTAGGCCGGGCTAACACTCTGCCCTAGACCATGACAGATGGGGAAAAACTCGTAATATGAGATCCCACTGAGGAGGCCTTGAGGCGTGAAGGCATTTCGTCTAATTCTAAGTGTTGTGCTGATTGTCGGGTTCTATTTGGGACTTCAGATTGGCGGTCCGTGGTGGGATTCCTCCCATTTCAATCAAGGTCGAACCTACCAACTCATTCCTCGCTCAGGGGACGGTGACTGTGCTGATGGGCCCAATGATGGCTGTCGAAGGGAATTGGTCTTTGATTCCGGTGGTCGGGTCCTGTTGGTGGAAGCCGGGCTTGGGCGGTCGGGTACCTACAAGCTAAAGGGTTCCTATCTGCTTCTTTCCCTAAGCGACGGTGAGGGTGGGAAAGAGGAGATTTCCCTGTTGCTTCAGGAAGACAAGCAGATAATTGTCGAACCGGGCAGCACCCGAAGTTGGCGCCTCATGGTAAGGGAAAGCCGTGGAGAATCCTGAACTCTCAGTCATTATCCCTACCCTCAATGAATCGCACAGCATTGCGGTACTCCTCGACGATTTAGGGCGCCAGAGAGGCCTGCGTTTCGAATTGATCGTTGGCGATGGTGGATCGACGGACAATACCATCAATCTTGTAAAGGCTTGGGGTGGTCGAGTGATGAGAGCTCCCAAAGGAAGAGGGGCTCAACTCAACGCCGCAGTAACCATGGCCAGGGCGGATTGGTTTTTGTTTCTGCATGCGGATTCGAGAATTCCAAGCGAGACCTTGTTAAGTGACGCTTTGTTGTACCTACAGGATGAGGTGCAGAGAAATGGAAGCCATCAGGTTGCCGGTCACTTTGGCCTGCAGTTTCTCCGTCGTCATGGAGGCCATGATATGGCCTATCGTTATGTGGAAGAAAAGACCCGATTTAATAGGGTCAATACCACTAATGGGGATCAGGGCTTTCTCATGAGTCGCCAGTACTTTTCGGAGCTGGGAGGGTTTGATGATTCCCTGCCCTTCTTGGAAGACCAAAAGCTGGCAGAAAAGATCCGGAGCCAGGGGCATTGGGTCCTTCTGCCAGGATTCCTGCAGACCAGTGCCCGGCGCTTTGAAGTGGAGGGCTTCCATCGGCGCTACATTTTAATGGGAATCATCATGGGTCTGCACTCAACCGGAGCGGAGAGCTTTTTTAAACGGGCCCCCGCCGTATATAAAGAGCAGGATAAAACCGGAAGTCTTAAGCTGTGGCCCTTTTTCAAAATTTTGTGGGTGATGCAAGTTAAAGATATGGGGCTTAAGGGGAGCGTTAAGGCCTGGTATCGGGTGGGCGAATACGTGAGGCAAAACTCCTGGCAGATGTTTTATTTTTTCGATATCTGGATGCGGTCATGGCTCGGACCCGGCCGCTATCCATTTCTGCGATTTCATGATCAGGTGTTTTATCCGCTAACCAACAATGCGGTGTGCAGTGCTATTAATGGGTGTTTGGTTTTTGTTTGGTTTATGCTGATTCTTGGTCCCTACTTCTTTTTTGTCGATAGCCGGCAGGCCCCACCTGGCAAAAATAAAGCCTCTCACATGGGAGAGGCTTAAACCTTTTGACCTTCTAATTTCAGCTGAGCCCCTTTTGAGGCCCCGTTGGCCTTACATTGTACGCTTGGCCTTTTGCTTAAGGCGAGCGGCTTGGCTCTCCTTCTTCATCACGTCACGCTCAAGCTTACGATTGGTGCGACTGAGATTGCGCTTGCGCTTTTTGTTGCGCTCGATCTGCTTGTTATACTTGGTGATCAGACGATTGGCCTCTTTCTTGCGGGTTTTTAGGATCCGCTCGCGGCGTTCTTCGCGCCGGACATCACGCTGAGCCTGAGACTTGCGATTTTTTGCGTCTATAGCAGCTTGTTCAACCCGGTCGACGTCCTTCTGGAGCTTGGCCAGTTTGTCCTTAAGGCGGTCTCTTTTTCTTTCAGCATCCTTTGCCTGGGACTCAACTCGCGCTTTTACTTCAGAGCTGTTGTCAAAGCGCTTGCTCTGACGGTCGATTTGATTTTGTAAGCGAGCTTTTTTGGCTTCGAGTTTTTTGATCTGAGAGCGGTACTGGGTGGTTTCCTTTTCCGCTTCCTTCAAGCGTTGAGCTGTGGTTTTGGCCCGCTCTTCCTCGTCGTAGACTTCCATTTCTTCCACTTCAGCTTCCAGAGAAACCTCGTTCAAGGTCTCTTCGGCGTTGCTGCGCTCATAGTCATCGTTGGCCCACAAAACGGCTGGAGCCGCCAAAACAACCATAACGGCTGAAGCTAAACACCATTTCTTGATACTCATAACCCGGTACTCCCTATTTTTGAGTCAATGAATCCTTCAGTATGAATCCCCTAAACAGGAGCAAGGCCGATGCCTGCCTGTACCTGGAATAGGAGAGAGCTGAGCCCACCTGGCCGGTAATAATTTCAAAACTAGTGCCTTAAATTGTCATTTTAATGAGTGGTTTCAAAGACTTATGGAGTCATTTAGAGGGCGATGAGGCCGTTGATTTTGGCTGCCTTTTCGTAGATGGCGATAACTAGATCGGCGCAGTCCACCTCTAGGCTAATGGTGGCGCTGACGTAGTTGCCTTTGCGCGAATCGCGGAATTGGATTTCGTTATTGGGAAACAGGGCTTCGACCTGGGGCAGGGAATCCTTGGGGACAATGAACTTAAACATATACTCGCAGGGCCAGTTGTATTCCTTATCAAGAATGGCTTTGAACTTAATGTGGTCACCAGGGTAGCGAGGTTTCATTCTTGTTTGGCCTTACATCTCATATTGAGACAAATTGATTGCTCCAACACTTTATTTCCTATCGGAAGGTCGTGGTCAAATCTAAATCCAGCCACTTCTTTGCAAAGGGCTTATCTAGATCAACCCATCACCGGCTGGCGATGATGGGTCGTCTTTTTCTTGTCGGACAATTAGTAGTTGATAGCCTTGCGACCATTGAGCGATTGGACAGGGCGGAAATTGTTGGAGTAAAGAGCACGAAAGGCCGCCAACTGATCTTTGGAAATCTCCAGGGGAGTGTTGAGTACGTTCCAGTCGACTCCTTGGGTGCATGGCGGAGTGGTGAGGGATCCGGCATAGTTGTAATAGGTAAGCGACTTGGGTAGCATGGCTGAAAAGTCAATGGCATGTCCTGCGGCTTCCATCTCCATCGTTTTTTGCTTGGGAAGATTGGCCCAAATTTTTTCAATCACCGGATTGGCCTTGTCGCCGACTTTGAGCATTCGCCCCACGACGGCCAGTTTTCCAGAAGCTGACTTGTGGACAAAGTGCATTTCCATGGGAAAGTGTTTGCCACTGAGGGTGTGCTCACTTTGGGCGTGAAAGTGAACCTGGATCAGGTCGAAGGTTTCACCGTTGACCACTAACTGGCTTCCCTGATCGGCATTGATCTGAATGGTGTGGCCATTATCA
This is a stretch of genomic DNA from Pseudobdellovibrionaceae bacterium. It encodes these proteins:
- a CDS encoding chloride channel protein produces the protein MRKIDDLKQQYKDLKRHAEDLKNQINEIRHGHIHIPSLNIDYDVPDEIRSTHHWLNRIYIWVGASLLGVAAIVFATLSDEAAGIFYRLYERYNWAPFVVTPLGLVGLRYLVTRYFPAAEGSGIPQVIAALQPDCANADKILNFKQGVGKIVGTVMGLLCGASIGREGPTVQLGAIILKSFGRYLRAPVLYSPRSLILAGGAAGVSAAFNTPIAGIVFAIEELGRSFYEKETSVLLMAIVVSGLTALSISGQYFYFGVAAASLSGFGLLYAAPVGLVGGALGGLFSLAVVRGTAKMSSLAGRKAWIWTLVLAVLIAAIGFFTDGSTFGTGYEEARHLLGHPSGFSVFPFAKILATLLSYFLGIPGGIFSPTLSIGAGIGSIMAHLFDTPFYQAFVLLGMVSFFAGVIRSPITAVIIVSEMTHNHSLLFPLLLASLASYGTSMLIQRESLYMALARRYL
- a CDS encoding TIGR04283 family arsenosugar biosynthesis glycosyltransferase: MENPELSVIIPTLNESHSIAVLLDDLGRQRGLRFELIVGDGGSTDNTINLVKAWGGRVMRAPKGRGAQLNAAVTMARADWFLFLHADSRIPSETLLSDALLYLQDEVQRNGSHQVAGHFGLQFLRRHGGHDMAYRYVEEKTRFNRVNTTNGDQGFLMSRQYFSELGGFDDSLPFLEDQKLAEKIRSQGHWVLLPGFLQTSARRFEVEGFHRRYILMGIIMGLHSTGAESFFKRAPAVYKEQDKTGSLKLWPFFKILWVMQVKDMGLKGSVKAWYRVGEYVRQNSWQMFYFFDIWMRSWLGPGRYPFLRFHDQVFYPLTNNAVCSAINGCLVFVWFMLILGPYFFFVDSRQAPPGKNKASHMGEA
- a CDS encoding DUF493 family protein, yielding MKPRYPGDHIKFKAILDKEYNWPCEYMFKFIVPKDSLPQVEALFPNNEIQFRDSRKGNYVSATISLEVDCADLVIAIYEKAAKINGLIAL
- a CDS encoding carbonic anhydrase family protein; translated protein: MLVRKSLHSSLVSLVALSGTLLLVTGCSSSSKSQGLPEEKQITKQEPVPMEEQKDAEAQPPAANAGPGDHHEEMHPDEKSHMEHHATAHPRWGYEGVLGPQMWGDLAAEYSTCKAGDMQSPIDLKWSKPSQGRPLQFNYKPSRLKIIDNGHTIQINADQGSQLVVNGETFDLIQVHFHAQSEHTLSGKHFPMEMHFVHKSASGKLAVVGRMLKVGDKANPVIEKIWANLPKQKTMEMEAAGHAIDFSAMLPKSLTYYNYAGSLTTPPCTQGVDWNVLNTPLEISKDQLAAFRALYSNNFRPVQSLNGRKAINY